In a single window of the Melissococcus plutonius ATCC 35311 genome:
- a CDS encoding YhgE/Pip domain-containing protein, translated as MKKQKTAIKTSYDQDLKTNADSVIATLEGQGVTLNDAQKSSVLSAMKNQNSQMLHAADQISIDTAQLTSTLSTVKDNLNNIEHSTDKTKNISEADINKLKAESDKLAAGSSTATPVLSNVVNGMYKLSNSPDIERINQGATALANNVPRVSAGIHQFAESSTELAAGTTKLSENGKSLINGTTNLSNGLTAVGQGLPALSSGVNQLATGTNQLNQGTKQLASKSGDLTKGANQLSTGLETIDQKMPTLGSGINKLADGSKQLASGTSQLKSNGGKLVSGSDKLGDGANQIAGGGGQLASGETQIAGSLGKVKTGLSDLSGSLAKGANGIKKVNTKKNSANALASPVKSNHKDKNTVADNGTGMAPYLLSLALFVGAITMNVIFDAFKPKSKPTNGVAWWASKMSVLGLVSLVQAVFAYCAVLLLGMHSVHPAKLFFLLLVTAITFMSIVTLLNVVLSKLGSFLALILLLFQLSGSGGTYPIQLSGGFYQFIHPFLPMTYSINAIRQCIGMDGSVTPDLLVLLVLLVISNLLMILFFSKNVKNPKLFIDEDWENAI; from the coding sequence TTGAAAAAGCAAAAAACTGCAATTAAAACAAGCTATGATCAAGATTTAAAAACAAATGCTGATTCTGTTATTGCCACTTTAGAAGGGCAAGGAGTTACTTTGAATGACGCACAAAAATCTTCAGTTCTTAGTGCAATGAAAAATCAGAATAGTCAAATGTTACATGCTGCAGATCAAATTTCTATTGATACAGCTCAGTTAACAAGTACTTTGTCAACAGTTAAAGATAATTTAAATAACATAGAACATTCAACAGATAAGACTAAAAATATTTCTGAAGCTGATATCAATAAATTAAAAGCAGAATCAGATAAACTAGCTGCTGGAAGTTCTACAGCAACACCAGTATTATCAAATGTGGTAAATGGTATGTATAAATTATCTAATTCACCAGATATTGAAAGAATCAATCAAGGTGCAACTGCATTAGCAAATAATGTTCCAAGAGTCAGTGCTGGTATTCATCAATTTGCAGAAAGTTCAACAGAACTAGCCGCAGGAACAACGAAGTTAAGTGAAAATGGAAAATCATTGATTAATGGAACAACAAATTTATCTAATGGATTAACAGCAGTTGGTCAGGGATTACCCGCTTTATCATCTGGTGTAAATCAATTGGCAACTGGAACAAATCAATTAAATCAAGGAACTAAACAATTAGCAAGTAAATCTGGAGATTTAACAAAAGGAGCTAATCAATTATCTACCGGATTAGAAACTATTGATCAAAAGATGCCAACTTTAGGCAGTGGTATTAATAAACTTGCAGATGGTTCAAAACAATTAGCTAGTGGAACTTCACAATTAAAAAGTAATGGTGGAAAATTAGTTAGTGGTTCTGATAAATTAGGTGATGGTGCTAATCAAATTGCTGGTGGCGGTGGTCAATTGGCAAGTGGTGAAACACAAATAGCTGGTTCACTAGGCAAGGTAAAAACTGGTTTATCAGATTTATCTGGTAGTTTAGCTAAAGGTGCAAATGGTATTAAAAAAGTTAATACCAAGAAAAATTCTGCTAATGCTTTAGCTTCTCCTGTAAAATCTAATCATAAGGATAAAAATACTGTAGCTGATAATGGAACAGGAATGGCACCTTACTTACTATCGCTTGCTTTGTTTGTAGGTGCAATAACAATGAATGTAATTTTTGATGCCTTTAAACCAAAAAGCAAACCAACAAATGGCGTTGCTTGGTGGGCAAGTAAAATGTCTGTTTTAGGATTAGTAAGTCTAGTACAAGCTGTATTTGCTTATTGTGCTGTATTGCTTTTAGGTATGCATTCAGTTCATCCAGCTAAATTATTTTTCTTGTTGCTAGTTACTGCAATAACTTTCATGTCAATTGTTACCTTATTAAATGTTGTTTTAAGTAAACTTGGTTCCTTCTTGGCATTGATTTTATTGCTTTTCCAATTATCTGGATCAGGTGGAACTTACCCAATTCAATTGTCAGGTGGTTTTTATCAATTTATTCATCCATTTTTACCAATGACCTATTCAATAAATGCTATACGTCAATGTATAGGTATGGATGGATCGGTAACTCCTGATTTACTCGTTCTACTTGTTTTATTGGTTATTAGTAATTTATTGATGATTCTTTTCTTTAGTAAAAATGTTAAGAATCCAAAATTATTTATTGACGAAGATTGGGAAAATGCTATCTAG
- the mvk gene encoding mevalonate kinase, with product MNEQQSGIGYATGKIILMGEHSVIYGKPAIALPFQQVKIMAEISPNEQMLLNCSYYSGMLSSVPDQLKNIRKLVEKLLVFLHKTDHKFQITIKSTIPSERGMGSSAATAVALVRAFFDYFSYTPSSSEELLNLVSFSEKIAHCNPSGIDAAATSSVHPLYFMKEQPIQPIELKLTNAYLIVADTGIKGQTREAVKAVACLFDSKKQATMKKFQILGELTEQAKQAMTKNQASLLGKIMNQAQEVLKTLGVSNKPIDNLIEIAHNNGATGAKLTGSGRGGCVITLSNNEQTAEQIAKALLNAGAKKTWIQPLGVKQ from the coding sequence ATGAATGAACAACAATCAGGAATTGGATATGCAACAGGAAAAATCATTTTAATGGGTGAACATTCAGTTATTTATGGAAAGCCAGCAATTGCTCTTCCTTTCCAACAAGTAAAAATAATGGCAGAAATTTCTCCTAATGAACAAATGCTACTTAATTGTAGCTATTATTCCGGAATGCTTTCCTCTGTGCCTGATCAATTAAAAAATATTCGTAAATTAGTTGAAAAATTATTGGTCTTTTTACACAAAACAGACCATAAGTTTCAGATTACTATTAAAAGTACGATCCCTTCGGAAAGAGGAATGGGATCTAGTGCCGCTACGGCTGTTGCTTTAGTCCGTGCTTTTTTTGATTATTTTTCTTATACGCCAAGTTCATCTGAAGAGTTGTTAAATCTAGTCAGTTTTTCAGAAAAAATTGCTCACTGCAATCCAAGTGGAATTGATGCAGCAGCAACAAGCAGCGTTCATCCATTATATTTTATGAAAGAACAACCTATTCAACCTATTGAACTAAAACTAACTAATGCTTATTTAATTGTTGCTGATACAGGTATAAAAGGTCAGACACGAGAAGCAGTGAAGGCTGTCGCTTGTCTGTTTGACTCTAAAAAACAAGCAACAATGAAAAAATTTCAAATACTAGGAGAATTAACCGAACAAGCAAAACAAGCAATGACCAAAAATCAAGCTAGTTTATTAGGAAAAATAATGAATCAAGCACAAGAGGTACTCAAAACACTAGGTGTTAGTAATAAACCAATTGACAATCTAATAGAAATTGCTCATAACAATGGAGCAACCGGTGCCAAATTAACGGGTAGCGGTCGAGGTGGTTGTGTTATTACACTATCGAATAATGAACAAACAGCAGAACAAATTGCCAAAGCACTATTGAATGCAGGTGCAAAAAAAACTTGGATTCAGCCATTAGGAGTGAAACAATGA
- the fni gene encoding type 2 isopentenyl-diphosphate Delta-isomerase — protein MNKKTNRKDDHLALAQAFHKENSNDFDGVHFVHQSFSEMAMSQVNLSTSFLGFSFSSPFFINAITGGSKKSKLINQQIGIIAKETGIMVATGSVNAALKGPKLIDTYQIIRKENPKGIIFTNLGAGCSLEQAKRAIDLIQADGLQIHVNLAQELVMPEGDRDFRNWLDSIQLLTEQLAIPLIVKEVGFGMSQETLKKLQKIGVKAVDISGQGGTNFIQIENARREKKELAFLNDWGQSTIISLLESTNLHDEMTVLASGGIRHSLDIVKALSLGASSVGIAGTILDSLINDGLDLTIQLVQKWQEELKILYTLLGKKRTADLNTTDIVFDPFIISWCKSRGIDYRAFAFRDNFNQ, from the coding sequence ATGAACAAAAAAACGAACAGAAAAGACGATCATCTTGCTCTAGCACAAGCCTTTCATAAAGAAAATTCAAATGATTTTGATGGCGTTCATTTTGTTCATCAATCTTTTTCAGAAATGGCCATGTCACAGGTTAATCTTTCGACTTCATTTCTTGGTTTTTCTTTTTCTTCTCCTTTTTTTATTAATGCAATCACCGGTGGAAGCAAAAAATCAAAACTCATTAATCAACAGATTGGCATCATTGCAAAAGAAACGGGTATCATGGTGGCTACCGGTTCTGTTAATGCTGCTTTGAAAGGTCCTAAATTAATAGATACCTATCAAATTATACGCAAAGAAAATCCAAAAGGCATTATTTTTACTAATCTTGGTGCTGGTTGTTCTTTAGAACAAGCAAAACGTGCAATTGATTTAATTCAGGCGGATGGTTTACAAATTCATGTTAATTTGGCACAAGAATTAGTGATGCCTGAAGGCGATCGTGATTTTAGAAACTGGCTTGATTCAATCCAACTGCTCACTGAACAATTAGCTATTCCCCTCATTGTTAAAGAAGTCGGTTTTGGAATGAGCCAAGAAACATTAAAAAAATTACAAAAAATTGGTGTAAAGGCTGTTGATATCAGTGGTCAAGGTGGAACTAATTTTATTCAAATTGAAAATGCTAGGCGGGAGAAAAAGGAATTGGCATTTCTAAATGACTGGGGTCAATCAACAATTATTTCACTTTTAGAATCTACTAATCTACATGATGAAATGACTGTTCTTGCTTCTGGTGGCATCCGTCATTCCTTGGATATTGTTAAAGCTCTAAGTCTTGGTGCTAGCAGTGTTGGTATCGCTGGTACTATTCTTGATTCTTTAATAAATGATGGATTAGATTTAACCATACAACTCGTTCAAAAATGGCAAGAGGAATTGAAAATTTTATATACCCTACTAGGAAAGAAACGGACTGCTGATTTAAATACTACAGATATCGTTTTTGATCCTTTCATCATAAGCTGGTGTAAAAGTCGTGGAATCGATTATCGTGCTTTTGCTTTTAGGGATAATTTCAATCAATAA
- a CDS encoding peptide ABC transporter substrate-binding protein codes for MKIKKAIILSLVPLLGLSLAACSSSKSANKTSTSGTDESNGKQVLNIAIPQEVPSIDLSLVTDTYGFTILNNVYEGIYRLDKNNKTQLAGAEKVEINNDGTIYKVKLNKKARWSDDKPVKAKDYVYGWQRTVNPKTSSEYAYLYNSVKNGKEINEGKKDLKELGIKAINDYELEITLQQATPYFQYLLAMPTFFPQRQDIVEKYGKNYSTTSESSVYNGPFVLANFDGPGTSTKWEYNKNNHYWDKKAVKLDKINFNVVKEAPTALNLFQDKQTDDVILTGELAQQMSNDPNFTSQKQASTSYLEFNQRDENSPYRNKNLRKAISYAVDRKALVNNILGDGSIVPKGLVPADMAKDPKNDKKDFTSEAGDIPTYNKRKAKEYWEKAKKELGIKELKMDILAVDTDSLKKIVEYLQNAITDSLKDVKVSVSTVPFSVRLDRSNKGDFDVVLGAWSADYADPSSFLDLFTTGNAYNRGRYTNKNYDDLVHSAATTNSTHLEKRWKNMIDAEKIIMDDMGVVPIYQKAEAHLRAEKVKGVVAHPAGAQFDYKWTYISE; via the coding sequence ATGAAAATAAAAAAAGCAATCATTTTAAGTTTAGTTCCTTTGTTAGGATTATCATTAGCAGCTTGTAGTAGTAGCAAATCAGCTAATAAAACTTCGACATCTGGTACTGATGAAAGTAATGGCAAGCAAGTATTGAATATTGCTATACCACAAGAAGTACCCAGTATTGATTTGTCGCTAGTAACTGATACTTACGGTTTTACAATTCTAAATAATGTTTATGAAGGAATTTATCGTTTAGATAAAAACAATAAGACACAATTGGCTGGTGCTGAAAAGGTAGAAATTAACAACGATGGGACGATTTATAAAGTAAAGTTGAATAAAAAGGCACGCTGGAGTGATGACAAACCAGTAAAAGCGAAAGATTATGTTTATGGATGGCAACGTACAGTAAATCCTAAAACTTCTTCTGAATATGCTTATTTGTATAATTCTGTTAAAAATGGCAAAGAAATTAATGAGGGAAAAAAGGATCTTAAAGAATTAGGAATTAAAGCAATCAATGATTATGAATTAGAAATTACCTTACAGCAAGCAACTCCTTATTTTCAATATTTGTTGGCTATGCCGACATTTTTCCCACAAAGACAAGATATAGTAGAAAAATATGGAAAAAATTATTCAACAACAAGTGAAAGTTCCGTGTATAACGGTCCCTTTGTTTTAGCCAATTTTGATGGACCAGGTACCTCTACTAAATGGGAATACAACAAAAATAATCATTATTGGGATAAAAAAGCTGTCAAATTGGACAAAATTAACTTTAATGTTGTAAAAGAAGCGCCAACAGCCTTGAATTTATTTCAGGATAAACAAACAGATGATGTCATTTTAACGGGTGAATTAGCACAGCAAATGAGTAATGACCCTAACTTTACTTCTCAAAAACAAGCATCAACGTCTTATCTAGAATTCAATCAAAGAGATGAAAATTCTCCTTACAGGAATAAAAATCTACGGAAAGCTATTTCTTATGCTGTAGATCGTAAGGCATTGGTTAATAACATTTTAGGTGATGGTTCAATTGTCCCTAAGGGACTAGTACCAGCCGATATGGCTAAAGATCCGAAAAATGATAAAAAAGACTTTACGAGTGAAGCAGGAGACATACCTACTTACAATAAACGTAAAGCAAAAGAATATTGGGAGAAAGCAAAGAAAGAACTAGGCATCAAAGAATTAAAAATGGATATATTAGCAGTAGATACAGATTCTTTAAAAAAAATTGTTGAGTATTTACAAAATGCTATTACTGATTCGTTAAAAGATGTAAAAGTATCAGTTAGCACAGTACCTTTTTCTGTTCGTCTCGATCGTTCAAACAAGGGGGATTTTGATGTAGTCCTTGGTGCATGGAGTGCAGACTATGCAGATCCAAGTAGTTTCCTAGATCTATTTACAACGGGAAATGCTTATAATCGTGGTCGTTATACAAATAAAAATTATGATGATCTTGTTCATTCAGCTGCCACTACTAATTCAACACACCTAGAAAAGAGATGGAAAAATATGATAGATGCTGAAAAGATTATCATGGATGATATGGGTGTTGTTCCAATTTACCAAAAGGCAGAAGCACATCTACGTGCTGAGAAGGTTAAAGGGGTTGTAGCGCATCCTGCTGGTGCACAATTTGATTATAAATGGACCTATATTTCTGAATAA
- a CDS encoding TetR-like C-terminal domain-containing protein yields the protein MKTNTKKEKTKQKIYNALIKLAEEKNIKEVKVSELCRVADINRSTFYLHYQDTYDLIEKLSIEIITEFINNISEKRQIPERIDFKKNPTLLINYQDLLEAIKDAQKAKVIVTMMLGKNGDPNFYSQLKVALWRLLAYFFNDYLPDLKEQFPLVPDDYLNIIFFDVPTEIILHWLEKGMVESPEEIGAILTSANVTSPLTSLVDKAKE from the coding sequence ATGAAGACAAATACAAAAAAGGAAAAAACTAAACAAAAAATTTATAACGCATTGATTAAACTAGCGGAGGAAAAAAATATTAAGGAAGTAAAAGTTTCAGAACTCTGTCGTGTAGCAGATATTAATCGTTCAACGTTTTATCTCCATTATCAAGATACCTATGATTTAATCGAAAAACTTAGTATAGAAATTATTACAGAATTTATTAATAATATTAGTGAAAAACGACAGATTCCGGAACGTATTGATTTTAAAAAAAATCCTACCTTATTAATTAATTATCAAGATTTATTGGAAGCAATTAAAGATGCACAAAAAGCAAAAGTTATCGTTACTATGATGTTGGGTAAAAATGGTGATCCAAATTTTTATTCACAATTAAAGGTGGCTTTATGGCGTTTGCTTGCTTATTTTTTTAATGATTATCTTCCAGACTTAAAAGAACAATTTCCACTTGTTCCCGACGACTATCTAAATATTATTTTTTTTGATGTTCCAACAGAAATTATCTTACATTGGTTGGAAAAAGGAATGGTTGAAAGTCCGGAAGAAATCGGTGCTATCCTTACTTCAGCAAATGTAACTAGTCCATTAACATCATTGGTGGATAAAGCAAAAGAATAA
- a CDS encoding YhgE/Pip domain-containing protein encodes MIKKEWKHISKNKLVIATLFIMMLIPALYSIIFLGSVWDPYGHLDRLPVAVVNQDKSADFESKKVAVGDDLTKKLKDDGSLDFHFVSSEKAKKGLENGDYYMKVTIPENFSKNATTILKKHPKPMNITYETTKGRGYTAYKMSDTAMMKMKNSVSSKVTEMYSKALLSQFGVIGKGMADASTGGNKLKTGTKKLEDASKLVAKNLDKLSSSSLQFSEGAQTLTVGIKQYVDGASQVDDGTQTLANGLTTLSDGVPALTNGMNQLNTGSTNLATGVEQYTGGVGSLSSASSQLSSGMNQLASKIPAMTNGVSKLSDGSKNLNKGVNQFVNGTGTISKHSEEFSDQLHKLDAQTSQLPENVQNLANGTQKLSDTLQATKMSEEQKNQLTTYVEGVHTYLAQVSELLGSMDSSSLDNSSAMKQNLINLSTDLNQLTNSVSSTSQQIEKAKNCN; translated from the coding sequence ATGATTAAAAAAGAATGGAAACATATTTCAAAAAATAAGCTTGTTATTGCTACTTTGTTCATAATGATGCTTATTCCGGCCCTGTATAGTATTATTTTTCTTGGATCAGTGTGGGATCCTTATGGGCATCTTGATCGTTTGCCTGTTGCGGTTGTAAATCAAGATAAATCTGCTGATTTTGAATCAAAAAAAGTTGCTGTGGGAGATGATCTAACTAAAAAGTTAAAAGACGATGGATCACTTGATTTTCACTTTGTTTCATCGGAAAAAGCAAAAAAGGGATTAGAAAATGGTGACTACTATATGAAAGTCACTATTCCAGAAAATTTTTCAAAAAATGCAACAACAATTTTAAAGAAACATCCAAAACCAATGAACATTACATATGAAACAACTAAAGGAAGAGGATACACAGCATATAAAATGTCAGATACAGCTATGATGAAAATGAAAAATAGTGTTTCATCAAAGGTAACTGAAATGTATTCAAAGGCTTTACTCTCACAATTTGGTGTTATAGGTAAAGGAATGGCAGATGCTTCTACTGGTGGCAATAAATTAAAAACCGGTACAAAGAAACTAGAAGATGCCTCAAAATTAGTTGCGAAAAATTTAGACAAACTTTCGTCTAGTTCTTTACAGTTTTCTGAAGGTGCTCAAACATTAACAGTTGGTATCAAACAATATGTTGATGGAGCTAGTCAGGTAGATGATGGTACTCAAACTCTTGCAAATGGGCTAACTACCCTAAGCGATGGTGTGCCAGCCTTAACCAATGGAATGAATCAGTTAAATACTGGATCAACAAACTTGGCAACAGGCGTTGAGCAATATACTGGGGGAGTTGGTAGTCTTTCTTCAGCTTCTTCTCAATTAAGTTCAGGAATGAATCAATTGGCATCAAAAATTCCAGCTATGACAAATGGTGTTTCAAAATTATCTGATGGCTCTAAAAACTTAAATAAGGGAGTTAATCAGTTTGTTAACGGAACAGGAACAATCAGTAAACATAGCGAAGAATTCTCAGATCAATTACACAAATTAGATGCACAAACCAGTCAATTGCCTGAAAATGTTCAAAACTTGGCAAATGGCACTCAGAAACTATCCGATACGCTTCAGGCAACAAAAATGTCTGAGGAACAAAAAAATCAATTAACAACCTATGTAGAAGGTGTTCATACCTATCTTGCTCAAGTATCTGAATTACTAGGTAGTATGGATTCATCAAGTTTAGACAATTCATCAGCAATGAAACAAAACTTAATTAACTTATCAACAGATTTAAATCAGTTGACTAACAGTGTTTCTTCTACTAGTCAACAAATTGAAAAAGCAAAAAACTGCAATTAA
- a CDS encoding phosphomevalonate kinase, whose translation MIEVSTPGKLFIAGEYAVVEPGHPAIIVAVDQFVTVTLNQAENAGSIQSEQYSSLPIQWTRRAGKLVLDIRENPFHYVLTAIHLTEEYAAEQNKRLSFYHLKITSELDSSNGRKYGLGSSGAVTVATIKALNLFYKLNLTEIEIFKLSALAHLAVQGNGSCGDIAASCYGGWIAFSTFNHHWVNQKKQQVSLTKLLSLKWPNLSIQRLSVPKRLRLLIGWTGSPASTFDLVDQVHRSKTNKLLNYHYFLTQSKQCVDAMIQGFQTNNISLIQKQIKKNRELLQQLSILTGVCIETCALKHLCDLAESYNGASKSSGAGGGDCGIVIFKQKSSILPIMSAWEKEGITPLPLHVYTYGGNNEQKNEQKRRSSCSSTSLS comes from the coding sequence ATGATTGAAGTCTCAACACCCGGGAAACTTTTTATCGCTGGTGAATATGCTGTCGTTGAACCAGGGCATCCTGCGATTATTGTTGCTGTAGATCAATTTGTAACAGTCACACTAAACCAAGCTGAAAATGCTGGCAGCATTCAATCAGAACAATATAGTTCTCTTCCCATTCAATGGACAAGACGTGCTGGCAAATTAGTTTTAGATATTCGAGAGAATCCTTTTCATTACGTTCTTACAGCAATTCATTTAACAGAAGAGTATGCTGCTGAACAAAATAAAAGACTATCCTTCTATCATTTAAAAATAACAAGTGAGCTGGATAGCTCAAATGGGAGAAAATACGGCTTGGGATCAAGTGGTGCAGTAACTGTTGCTACTATTAAAGCTTTGAATTTATTTTACAAACTAAACTTAACAGAAATTGAAATTTTTAAGCTTTCTGCTCTAGCCCATCTTGCTGTTCAAGGAAATGGTTCTTGTGGCGATATTGCTGCAAGTTGTTATGGTGGTTGGATTGCCTTTTCTACCTTTAATCATCATTGGGTCAATCAAAAAAAACAACAAGTATCTTTAACAAAATTATTAAGTCTTAAATGGCCAAATTTATCTATCCAACGTTTATCTGTACCTAAACGCTTACGATTATTAATTGGTTGGACGGGTAGTCCTGCTTCAACTTTTGATTTGGTTGATCAAGTACATCGCTCTAAAACAAATAAGCTGTTAAATTATCATTATTTCTTGACTCAAAGTAAACAATGTGTTGATGCAATGATTCAAGGATTTCAAACAAATAATATTTCTTTAATTCAAAAACAAATTAAAAAAAATCGAGAATTATTACAACAACTTTCCATTCTAACTGGCGTTTGTATTGAAACTTGTGCTTTAAAACATCTTTGCGACCTTGCTGAATCCTATAATGGTGCTTCAAAATCGTCCGGTGCAGGTGGTGGTGATTGTGGGATAGTTATTTTTAAGCAAAAATCGAGTATTTTGCCCATAATGAGCGCTTGGGAAAAAGAAGGCATTACGCCTTTGCCTTTACATGTCTATACTTATGGAGGGAATAATGAACAAAAAAACGAACAGAAAAGACGATCATCTTGCTCTAGCACAAGCCTTTCATAA
- the mvaD gene encoding diphosphomevalonate decarboxylase, giving the protein MNNMGSARAYTNIALIKYWGKKDNSLIIPMNNSLSLTLDAFYTDTTVKFTSSLNEDQFFLNGQRQTSKEEKKIHQFLNFIRQSFGVNEYAKIESKNHVPTGAGLASSASGFAALAGACSEALHLNLSLKELSRLARRGSGSACRSIYGGFSEWEKGTKDENSFALPLFADNWEKELAMLFIVVNDQIKEVSSRSGMQKTVETSCFYPGWLETVDKDLKQAKHAIKEKDFQLLGKTIEANALKMHATTLGAHPPFTYWSEESMKAMKSIRQARKQGIPCYFTMDAGPNVKVLVEKKNLKILHDFLINFFSENQLISALAGPGICILKERRQNDK; this is encoded by the coding sequence ATGAACAATATGGGAAGTGCACGTGCCTATACAAATATTGCTTTAATCAAATACTGGGGGAAAAAAGATAATTCTCTGATTATTCCAATGAATAATAGCTTATCCTTAACTTTGGATGCTTTTTATACCGATACAACAGTGAAATTTACCAGCTCTTTAAATGAAGATCAATTTTTCTTAAACGGACAACGACAGACATCTAAAGAGGAGAAAAAAATTCATCAATTTTTAAATTTTATTCGACAATCTTTTGGCGTGAATGAATATGCAAAAATTGAAAGCAAAAATCATGTACCTACAGGAGCAGGTTTAGCTTCTTCGGCTAGTGGATTTGCCGCATTAGCTGGCGCTTGTAGTGAAGCATTACATCTTAATCTTTCCTTAAAAGAATTATCTCGATTAGCTAGACGAGGTTCTGGATCAGCTTGTCGAAGTATTTATGGTGGCTTTTCAGAATGGGAAAAAGGAACAAAGGATGAAAATTCATTTGCTCTGCCCTTATTTGCTGATAATTGGGAAAAAGAATTAGCAATGTTATTTATTGTTGTAAATGACCAAATAAAAGAAGTCTCTAGTCGCTCAGGGATGCAAAAAACTGTCGAAACTTCTTGTTTTTACCCAGGTTGGCTAGAAACTGTAGATAAAGATCTAAAACAGGCAAAACACGCCATTAAAGAAAAAGATTTTCAATTATTGGGAAAAACGATTGAAGCTAATGCCTTAAAAATGCACGCAACAACATTAGGTGCCCATCCACCATTCACTTATTGGTCTGAGGAAAGTATGAAAGCTATGAAAAGTATTCGTCAAGCAAGAAAACAAGGTATTCCATGTTATTTTACAATGGATGCTGGTCCTAATGTAAAAGTTTTAGTAGAGAAAAAAAATCTAAAAATTCTTCATGATTTTCTTATAAATTTTTTCTCAGAGAATCAGTTGATTTCTGCTCTAGCCGGTCCAGGCATTTGTATACTTAAAGAAAGAAGGCAAAATGACAAATGA
- a CDS encoding DUF3899 domain-containing protein codes for MKKNKRPILIATIISFCIIIYLLTTEHMITFLRLTNTFFMTALFFLIIGVAFWIMSSGFFDNFQRIVKETFRLKKKEEIKDFIPFSSIGFAYYHFWLEIGGILLIIAIISLLFYFFTI; via the coding sequence ATGAAAAAAAACAAAAGACCGATACTGATAGCAACGATTATATCGTTTTGCATTATTATTTATTTATTAACTACAGAACACATGATCACCTTTTTACGATTAACAAATACTTTCTTTATGACTGCCCTTTTCTTTTTAATTATCGGTGTCGCTTTTTGGATCATGTCATCTGGTTTTTTCGATAATTTTCAACGCATTGTGAAAGAAACATTTAGATTGAAAAAAAAAGAAGAAATAAAAGATTTTATTCCATTTTCTAGTATTGGATTTGCTTATTACCACTTTTGGTTAGAAATTGGAGGGATTTTATTAATTATTGCAATTATTTCTTTATTATTTTACTTTTTTACAATATAG